The following DNA comes from Pseudomonas sp. Tri1.
GGGTGAATGCAGTCATGCAGTGCTCCGTTGTTCAAAAAGCCCGAAAGGGAATGAGACGGAGCTTAGTGGCCTGACTCGCTTCAAAAAATGCGATGATCAAACATAGTTTGTTTCTGAAATCGGGCAAATCATGGATCGTCTACAAGCAATGCGGGTGTTCGTCACGGTGGTCGACTTGGGCAGCCAGTCGGCGGCGGCCGAGCACCTGGACCTGTCACGCCCGGTGGTGTCACGGTATCTGGCGGAGCTGGAAGACTGGGTCGGTGCCCGGTTGATGCACCGCACCACCCGCAAGCTGAGCCTGACGGCCGCAGGTTCGGAGATCCTGCCGCGGTGCCGACAGATGCTGGAGCTGTCTGGCGACATGCAAGCAGCGGTCACCACCCAGGGCGACGCGCCACGGGGCATGCTGCGCATCAGCGCCAGCACCTCGTTCGGCCAGGCCCAATTGGCGGCGGCCATGACCGAGTTCGTCATCCGCTACCCTGGGGTGAGCGTCGATCTGCAAATGCTCGACCGCACCGTGAACCTGGTGGATGAGCGCATCGACCTGGCGATCCGCATGAGCAACGACCTGGACCCGAACCTGATCGCCCGCCGCCTCACGGTCTGTCGCTCGGTGATCTGCGCCTCGCCCGGTTACCTGCGTGAACACCCAACGCCCCAACGGGTCGAGGATTTGAGCCGGCACAACTGCCTGACCCACTCTTACGTGGGCAAGAGCCTGTGGCATTTCGAGCAGGACGGCGAACAGGTCTCGGTGCCGGTGCAGGGCAACATCAGCGCCAACGAGGCCAGCACGCTGCTGCGGGCCACCATGGCCGGCGCCGGGGTGGCGATGCTGCCCAGCTATCAGGCCGGCGCCCACATCAAGAACGGCGAACTGATCCGTCTCCTGCCCCACGCCGAACCCCGTCGGATGA
Coding sequences within:
- a CDS encoding LysR family transcriptional regulator produces the protein MDRLQAMRVFVTVVDLGSQSAAAEHLDLSRPVVSRYLAELEDWVGARLMHRTTRKLSLTAAGSEILPRCRQMLELSGDMQAAVTTQGDAPRGMLRISASTSFGQAQLAAAMTEFVIRYPGVSVDLQMLDRTVNLVDERIDLAIRMSNDLDPNLIARRLTVCRSVICASPGYLREHPTPQRVEDLSRHNCLTHSYVGKSLWHFEQDGEQVSVPVQGNISANEASTLLRATMAGAGVAMLPSYQAGAHIKNGELIRLLPHAEPRRMNMYAVYASRKHMPSALRSLLDFLVLKFPERPEWDVGL